In Bacteroidota bacterium, a single genomic region encodes these proteins:
- the ung gene encoding uracil-DNA glycosylase, whose product MNPDIEPSWKALLIEEFNQPYFLSLKEFLVEEKKKHTVYPPGKLIFNAFNLTPFDDVRVVILGQDPYHGSGQAHGLCFSVPVGVPPPPSLVNIFKEIESDLGIRAPKHGNLEKWARQGVLLINATLTVRANQAGSHQNKGWEKFTDSVIKDLSDRKDNLVFLLWGNYALAKAAIIDGSKHHILKAPHPSPLSASRGFFGCRHFSKTNEILRQNGLKEIDWRLE is encoded by the coding sequence ATAAACCCAGATATTGAGCCATCCTGGAAGGCATTGCTCATAGAAGAATTTAACCAGCCATATTTCCTATCCCTGAAAGAATTTCTGGTTGAAGAAAAGAAGAAACACACAGTTTACCCTCCTGGGAAACTCATTTTCAATGCCTTTAACCTGACACCTTTTGATGATGTGAGGGTGGTAATCCTTGGCCAGGATCCCTACCATGGAAGCGGACAGGCGCATGGGCTTTGTTTTTCAGTGCCCGTTGGGGTTCCTCCTCCTCCCTCTCTGGTAAATATTTTCAAAGAAATTGAAAGCGATCTTGGTATCAGGGCTCCTAAGCACGGAAATCTCGAAAAATGGGCCCGCCAGGGAGTATTGCTTATTAACGCCACGCTTACGGTCAGAGCTAATCAGGCAGGGTCGCACCAGAACAAAGGCTGGGAGAAATTTACCGACTCAGTGATAAAAGATTTATCAGATAGAAAGGACAACCTTGTATTCCTGCTTTGGGGGAATTATGCTCTCGCTAAGGCTGCCATCATAGATGGTTCAAAGCATCATATCCTGAAAGCACCCCATCCTTCGCCCCTTTCAGCAAGCAGAGGATTTTTTGGCTGCCGGCATTTTAGCAAGACTAACGAAATACTCCGGCAAAACGGCCTTAAGGAAATAGACTGGAGATTAGAATAA